One region of Sulfurisphaera ohwakuensis genomic DNA includes:
- a CDS encoding Rieske (2Fe-2S) protein, with product MRLKKSDFKVGEKKKIIINGKDILIIYLGGNNFYALDSRCPHLGCDLSKVGVVIREELICQCHFTHFSLKDGRAIKGATKNPIKLYPVKIEGDEIEIEVK from the coding sequence GTGAGATTAAAAAAATCTGATTTCAAAGTTGGAGAGAAAAAGAAAATTATTATTAATGGTAAAGATATACTAATAATATATTTAGGTGGAAATAATTTCTATGCATTAGATAGTAGATGTCCGCATCTAGGATGCGACTTATCAAAAGTAGGTGTAGTAATAAGGGAAGAACTTATATGTCAGTGTCATTTCACTCATTTCTCTCTGAAGGACGGAAGAGCTATAAAGGGTGCAACTAAAAATCCTATAAAACTTTATCCAGTTAAAATTGAAGGAGACGAAATAGAGATTGAAGTTAAGTAA
- a CDS encoding helicase C-terminal domain-containing protein produces MELRDWQKQLKDKVINAVKEGFLVALNSPTGSGKTLFSLLIGLNTKGRVIFVVRTHNEYFPVYRDVKKIDPSLKFSFVIGKPSACPFATKDVDTEDINCKYCEIKNAIEVKIDKSPFEKLKELKENAIKEGFCPYYSLLESAKEADIITITYPYFFIEKYLSLLDINLEEYFIVIDEAHNIDRVSEIEERTLSEFILSMAIKQSKSEEVRRILDRLIKELKTLTYQDEKYIKLDKVPELSDEELSLLVDEYEELRKEAIKSKSVSRIYLGSVIRFYATYSTGNFIPFSFSNKIVLKTLELNQYYNLLNDENLSILLMSGTLPPKEYLEKVLGISRKILYIDVEKEVKKKVTGSYQCKIAIDVTSKYDLRSEAMWKKYSSYLLKIYYQARNHVLAVFPSYQIMEKVMSYVNVNKILENEGTRIDDVIKIVKESRQKYIIAGVGRGKITEGVEITDNDRSLISDVVLVGVPYPPEDDYMKLLSKKISEKLGGKEKEYLIMIPALITVKQAIGRSIRNINDTALVWLLDKRYDSLWWKKNLNCFNSTKIRL; encoded by the coding sequence GTGGAGTTAAGAGATTGGCAAAAGCAATTAAAAGATAAAGTAATAAATGCTGTCAAAGAAGGTTTTTTAGTCGCATTAAACTCCCCTACGGGGAGTGGTAAAACACTTTTTTCTCTCTTAATTGGTCTTAATACTAAGGGTAGAGTGATCTTTGTAGTTAGAACGCATAATGAATATTTTCCAGTATATAGGGATGTAAAGAAAATTGATCCTTCTCTAAAATTTTCGTTTGTTATAGGTAAGCCTAGTGCTTGTCCCTTTGCAACTAAGGATGTAGATACTGAAGATATTAATTGCAAATACTGTGAGATAAAAAATGCTATAGAAGTTAAAATAGATAAATCCCCTTTTGAGAAACTTAAAGAATTAAAAGAAAATGCTATAAAAGAAGGGTTCTGTCCCTATTATTCTCTGTTGGAATCAGCAAAGGAAGCTGATATCATTACAATAACGTACCCTTATTTTTTTATTGAAAAATATCTTAGTTTACTTGATATTAACTTAGAAGAGTATTTCATAGTAATAGATGAAGCTCATAATATAGATAGAGTAAGTGAAATCGAGGAAAGAACACTAAGTGAATTTATTCTCTCAATGGCAATAAAACAGAGCAAGAGCGAAGAAGTAAGAAGGATATTAGATAGACTCATAAAAGAGTTAAAAACTCTAACTTATCAAGATGAAAAATATATAAAATTAGATAAAGTGCCTGAGTTGTCAGATGAGGAACTCTCACTGTTAGTTGATGAGTACGAAGAATTAAGAAAAGAGGCAATAAAATCGAAAAGTGTATCTAGAATCTATCTGGGCTCTGTGATTCGTTTTTACGCTACTTATTCTACTGGAAATTTTATACCTTTTTCTTTTTCTAATAAAATTGTCCTAAAAACACTAGAGCTAAACCAATATTACAACTTACTAAATGATGAAAATCTTTCTATTTTATTAATGTCCGGTACTTTACCACCAAAGGAATACTTAGAGAAAGTACTAGGAATTTCTAGAAAAATTTTATATATAGACGTAGAGAAAGAAGTAAAGAAAAAAGTAACAGGCAGTTATCAATGTAAAATAGCGATAGATGTGACTTCTAAATACGATCTAAGAAGTGAAGCAATGTGGAAAAAATATTCCTCGTATTTGCTAAAAATTTATTATCAAGCTAGAAATCATGTGTTAGCAGTATTTCCATCTTATCAGATAATGGAAAAAGTAATGAGTTATGTTAATGTAAATAAAATCTTAGAAAATGAAGGAACAAGAATTGATGATGTTATAAAAATAGTTAAAGAGAGTAGACAAAAATATATAATAGCTGGCGTAGGAAGAGGAAAAATAACTGAGGGTGTAGAGATAACGGATAATGATAGAAGTTTAATTTCAGATGTAGTCTTAGTTGGTGTCCCTTATCCCCCCGAAGATGATTATATGAAATTACTTTCTAAGAAAATTTCAGAAAAACTAGGAGGAAAAGAGAAAGAATATCTAATAATGATACCGGCTTTAATTACTGTAAAACAAGCTATAGGTAGGTCTATAAGAAATATAAATGATACTGCATTAGTTTGGTTACTAGATAAACGATATGATTCCTTATGGTGGAAGAAAAACCTAAATTGCTTTAATTCAACAAAAATAAGGCTATGA
- a CDS encoding thioredoxin family protein produces the protein MKVEIFTHKNCIECNFLIEFLENKGLLSKVTIIDTELYPFLAFERGVISTPSIFVDGKLIFAGVVDYDELLKILSGEKVSVKINKEELIDKLMFGIINSFAATAWLYVNKDFDALMAQKDFVFAITGLALISESEAEEMYNYLRNVIVKEGDIYFEKWKDTMKRVISSNFIRELYWLYEKKLQKEYVMSKYPIEVFAHWLMVRGGAVGRVGLRIHPLSEKEIITRISEVYIYLFNNYDSLWDKVIKEQEEIRKSNKEQVRFLNF, from the coding sequence ATGAAAGTAGAAATATTTACTCACAAGAATTGTATTGAGTGTAATTTTCTAATTGAATTTTTAGAAAATAAAGGACTCTTGAGTAAGGTAACGATAATTGATACAGAACTTTACCCATTTTTAGCATTTGAGAGAGGAGTAATTTCCACTCCGTCAATATTTGTTGATGGAAAGTTAATATTTGCTGGTGTTGTTGATTATGATGAGTTACTAAAGATATTATCTGGAGAAAAAGTAAGTGTAAAAATAAATAAAGAAGAACTTATCGACAAACTAATGTTTGGGATAATTAATTCATTCGCTGCAACGGCTTGGTTATATGTTAATAAAGATTTTGACGCTCTAATGGCTCAAAAGGATTTTGTATTTGCCATAACTGGGTTAGCACTAATAAGTGAAAGTGAAGCTGAGGAAATGTATAATTATCTTAGGAATGTTATTGTAAAGGAAGGAGATATTTATTTCGAGAAATGGAAGGATACAATGAAAAGAGTAATTTCATCCAACTTTATCAGGGAACTATATTGGTTATATGAGAAGAAGTTGCAGAAAGAATATGTAATGTCAAAATATCCTATTGAAGTTTTTGCACATTGGCTTATGGTTAGAGGAGGTGCAGTGGGTAGAGTTGGTTTAAGGATTCATCCTCTTAGTGAAAAAGAAATTATAACACGCATTAGTGAAGTTTATATTTATTTATTCAATAATTACGATAGTTTATGGGATAAAGTAATTAAAGAACAAGAAGAAATTCGTAAATCAAATAAAGAGCAAGTTAGATTCTTAAATTTTTAA
- a CDS encoding sulfurtransferase TusA family protein: MSQQLKLDLRGKPCEEYILEISKILVSMRAGDVLIVIADQDRIICTHQLLRNSPRYLFKGDIVGDHAEITIRRLR; encoded by the coding sequence ATGTCACAACAATTAAAACTAGATCTAAGAGGTAAGCCTTGTGAAGAATATATTTTAGAAATATCAAAAATTCTAGTATCTATGAGAGCAGGAGACGTATTAATTGTTATAGCAGACCAAGATAGGATAATTTGTACGCATCAGCTTTTAAGAAATTCCCCTAGATATCTTTTCAAGGGCGATATAGTTGGTGACCATGCTGAAATTACGATAAGACGATTAAGATAA
- a CDS encoding RNA-guided endonuclease InsQ/TnpB family protein encodes MPNVGFRFRAYADDQTIRALKAQLRLACEMYNTLRWADIYFYQRDGKGLTQTELRQLALDLRKQDKEYQQLYSQVVQQIADRYYDARDRFFKGLAHFPKEKKPHKYYSLVYPQSGWKILESREIRTKSRKNKKKLVLLRLSNLGVFKVIVHRDFPLDKVKRVVVKLTRSERVYISFMVEGVGFSQLPKTGKVVAIDVGIEKLLTTSDGFYFPNLRPYERALEKIRKLHKVLSRKEFLSKNWFKGKVKLARGYEHFKNLREDLYMKLGKWFAQHYDVVVMEDIDVKQLVEESERKLRMRLHDVAFHELKRILEYQLEKYGKKLLLINPAYTSKMCAKCGYVKKELTLTDRVFSCPKCGWVTDRDYNACLNMLKRSGWEPSLVPVELYPLPVAKSYGQGGAMKQEAPPFRAG; translated from the coding sequence ATGCCCAACGTAGGGTTCCGCTTTCGTGCATATGCTGACGATCAAACAATTAGGGCGTTAAAAGCCCAGTTGAGGTTAGCATGTGAGATGTACAACACCCTACGCTGGGCAGATATCTATTTCTACCAAAGGGACGGAAAGGGTCTTACACAAACGGAGTTAAGACAACTCGCTCTAGATCTAAGAAAGCAAGATAAGGAGTACCAACAACTCTACTCACAAGTAGTACAGCAAATTGCCGATCGTTATTACGATGCTAGGGATAGGTTCTTCAAAGGTCTAGCACACTTTCCTAAGGAGAAGAAACCCCATAAGTACTACTCTCTTGTTTACCCACAAAGTGGATGGAAAATACTTGAGAGCAGGGAAATAAGGACTAAGAGTAGGAAGAATAAGAAGAAGCTGGTGTTATTGAGGTTATCAAATCTCGGCGTGTTTAAGGTCATTGTTCATAGGGACTTCCCGCTTGACAAAGTAAAGAGGGTGGTAGTTAAACTAACACGTTCAGAGAGAGTGTACATCTCCTTCATGGTTGAAGGTGTTGGATTCTCTCAACTCCCAAAGACTGGTAAGGTAGTTGCAATAGATGTTGGGATAGAGAAACTCCTAACCACGAGTGATGGATTCTATTTCCCTAACTTGAGACCTTATGAGAGGGCACTTGAGAAGATAAGGAAACTCCACAAGGTTCTCTCGAGGAAAGAGTTCTTGTCGAAAAATTGGTTTAAAGGAAAAGTGAAGTTGGCTAGGGGTTATGAACACTTCAAGAACTTGAGGGAAGATCTTTACATGAAGTTGGGTAAGTGGTTCGCACAACATTATGACGTTGTAGTAATGGAGGATATAGATGTTAAACAACTGGTGGAGGAGTCAGAAAGGAAGTTGAGGATGAGGTTACACGATGTTGCATTCCATGAGTTGAAGAGAATACTAGAATATCAGTTGGAAAAATATGGAAAGAAACTGTTGTTAATAAATCCAGCATATACTTCAAAGATGTGTGCCAAATGCGGGTACGTAAAGAAAGAGTTAACTTTGACTGACCGTGTGTTCAGCTGTCCTAAGTGCGGTTGGGTTACTGATCGTGACTATAACGCTTGCTTAAACATGTTGAAGAGATCGGGGTGGGAGCCATCCTTAGTGCCTGTGGAGCTCTACCCTCTACCCGTAGCGAAAAGCTACGGGCAAGGTGGGGCTATGAAGCAGGAAGCTCCGCCCTTCAGGGCGGGGTAG
- a CDS encoding superoxide dismutase, translated as MAIQIQFKKYELPPLPYKVDALEPYISKDIIDVHYNGHHKGYVNGANSFLERLEKIIRGEITSGQYDIQGLLRGLVFNINGHKLHALYWQNMAPAGKGGGKPGGALADLIDKQYGSFDKFKQLFTEAANSLPGTGWTVLYYDTESGNLEIMTFENHFQNHIAELPIILILDEFEHAYYLQYKNKRADYVNAWWNLVNWDEADKKLQKYLNK; from the coding sequence ATGGCAATACAAATACAATTCAAAAAGTACGAATTACCTCCACTACCATATAAGGTAGATGCATTAGAACCATATATAAGTAAAGATATTATAGATGTTCATTATAATGGACATCATAAAGGCTATGTCAACGGTGCAAACTCATTTTTAGAGAGGCTAGAGAAGATAATTAGAGGTGAAATCACTTCTGGACAATATGATATACAAGGGTTATTAAGAGGACTAGTATTCAATATTAATGGACATAAGCTTCATGCATTGTACTGGCAGAACATGGCTCCAGCTGGTAAGGGTGGAGGAAAACCTGGTGGTGCTTTAGCAGATTTGATAGATAAACAGTATGGTAGTTTTGATAAATTCAAGCAGTTATTCACAGAAGCAGCTAATAGCTTACCAGGTACTGGTTGGACAGTCTTGTATTATGACACGGAGTCCGGTAATTTAGAAATAATGACATTCGAGAACCATTTCCAGAACCATATAGCTGAATTACCAATAATATTGATATTAGATGAGTTTGAGCACGCGTATTACTTACAGTATAAGAATAAGAGAGCTGATTATGTGAACGCATGGTGGAATTTAGTAAATTGGGATGAAGCAGATAAAAAATTGCAGAAATATCTTAATAAGTAA
- a CDS encoding nucleotidyltransferase family protein — protein MVSAIVLAGGYATRLRPLSLTKPKALLPILDKPLLDYILDSLEIAGINEVYLSLRVMADKILSHIEGENRKVIPVIEKERLGDAGPLKLISQRYNLSDDVLVIYGDIYNELDIKSLLRFHEKEGCDATIVGKPVEDPRRYGVLITEGERLVQIIEKPKNPVSNLINAGIYVFKKKVLEKIDGQSIAKNFLPKLLSDNTCIAVYKYDGLWMDIGVPSDYIRINLQLLSLKYPKGYINEEAKVSEKVNLIPPYYISSGVNISEDSFIFNSIIGKNTSIGNGVYIDQSILMEDVKVDSFSYIRDSILGDKDNLGKWVRLDSVILGDEVVIYDGVFVNRDTIILPYKEVNESVYDKGKIIL, from the coding sequence ATGGTCTCAGCTATAGTATTAGCTGGAGGATATGCAACTAGATTAAGACCTTTAAGTCTCACAAAACCTAAAGCTCTTTTACCCATTTTGGATAAGCCTCTTTTGGATTATATTTTAGATTCATTAGAAATAGCTGGAATAAATGAGGTATATTTATCCCTTCGTGTTATGGCAGATAAAATTTTGTCTCATATTGAAGGTGAAAATAGAAAAGTAATTCCAGTAATAGAGAAAGAGAGACTAGGAGATGCAGGACCATTAAAATTGATCTCACAAAGATATAATCTATCTGATGATGTTCTTGTAATATACGGGGATATTTATAATGAATTGGATATAAAATCATTACTTAGATTTCACGAAAAAGAAGGTTGTGATGCAACTATAGTAGGAAAACCTGTAGAAGATCCTAGAAGATATGGTGTTTTAATAACGGAGGGAGAACGCTTAGTACAAATAATAGAAAAACCAAAGAATCCAGTATCTAATCTTATAAATGCTGGTATATATGTATTTAAGAAAAAAGTATTAGAAAAAATAGATGGACAAAGTATAGCTAAGAATTTTTTACCAAAACTTCTATCTGATAATACTTGTATAGCTGTTTATAAATATGATGGATTATGGATGGATATTGGAGTACCATCAGATTACATAAGAATAAATTTACAACTTTTATCTTTAAAATATCCTAAGGGATATATTAATGAAGAAGCAAAAGTAAGTGAAAAAGTTAACCTAATTCCACCTTATTATATAAGTAGTGGCGTAAATATAAGTGAGGACTCATTCATATTTAATAGTATTATTGGTAAGAATACGTCCATTGGTAATGGTGTTTATATAGACCAAAGTATATTAATGGAAGATGTTAAAGTCGATAGTTTTAGTTATATTAGAGATAGTATCTTAGGTGATAAAGATAATTTAGGAAAATGGGTTAGATTAGATTCAGTTATTTTGGGTGATGAGGTAGTAATATATGATGGTGTATTTGTAAATAGAGATACAATAATTTTACCCTATAAAGAAGTTAATGAGTCCGTATACGATAAGGGAAAAATAATATTGTGA
- a CDS encoding thioredoxin domain-containing protein, with protein MLMNRLKESKSAFLLQAVNSPIDWYPWGEEAFERAKKEDKPVLVDVGASWCHWCHVMDEETYNDPEVVKIINENFVAIKVDRDELPDLDRELQNLVSAITGESGWPLTVFMTPDKKVFFGGTYFPPEDRYGRIGFKRLLREILRVWKEDREKILEVVKATSSLKLQFNTMTPEWEVIENSISSIVSVYDFENGGLQGEMKFPHPTVDELLLGYSFYTGSDTERKLSLFTLKKMFYGGIFDQVGGGFHRYTVDNEWYVPHFEKLLIDNAELLLDYLQAYQLTQDSDIYDCLRLMYNFLVRDMKIEGGFANSLDADSEGIEGYYYTWTEGEFSDALKGEDIDFWLKFFNLKLGKEVEGRKVLRRTIDSRDLAKYYSVEKLNEIRNKLLEYREKNRKKPFRDENLYTYPNSRVAEALLYTYPILKAGLNDALEIVSKLSKNITRRLEGGKEGLLEDYASSTLALIAAYEVTGNDKYKDMALSLSQTLKDKEGYVLDSPNESPESLRLKALIKLSQITEEKIDVKIYESSPAFTSGVLFSVMSFLKGVAHIVIVDEKDGKAEGLHDTALTLYYPMKVVELIDDSKKDYLPSYMRSMINYNKGISRAFVCIGNKCSMPIISGDKLKTYLGGVR; from the coding sequence ATGTTAATGAATAGATTAAAAGAAAGTAAAAGTGCATTTCTTTTACAAGCTGTGAATAGTCCTATTGATTGGTATCCTTGGGGAGAGGAAGCTTTTGAGAGAGCTAAAAAAGAAGATAAACCAGTACTGGTTGATGTTGGTGCTTCTTGGTGTCACTGGTGTCATGTAATGGACGAAGAAACTTATAACGATCCAGAAGTCGTGAAAATAATAAATGAAAATTTTGTTGCGATAAAAGTAGATAGGGATGAACTTCCAGATTTAGATAGAGAGCTACAAAATCTAGTAAGCGCAATCACCGGAGAATCTGGTTGGCCATTAACAGTATTTATGACACCAGATAAGAAAGTGTTTTTCGGAGGAACTTATTTCCCTCCAGAAGATAGATACGGAAGAATTGGTTTTAAGAGACTTTTAAGAGAAATTCTGAGAGTATGGAAAGAAGATAGAGAAAAGATATTAGAAGTTGTTAAGGCTACTTCATCTTTGAAACTGCAATTTAATACTATGACTCCAGAATGGGAAGTAATAGAAAACTCTATTTCAAGTATTGTTTCTGTTTATGATTTCGAGAATGGTGGACTTCAAGGAGAAATGAAATTTCCGCATCCCACAGTAGATGAGCTTTTACTAGGTTACTCTTTTTATACTGGTAGTGATACGGAAAGAAAGCTTTCTCTCTTTACTTTGAAGAAAATGTTCTATGGAGGAATATTCGACCAAGTTGGTGGTGGTTTTCACAGATATACGGTGGACAACGAATGGTATGTTCCTCATTTTGAAAAATTACTTATAGATAATGCTGAGCTTTTATTAGACTATTTACAAGCATACCAACTAACACAAGATTCAGACATATACGACTGTTTGAGACTTATGTATAATTTTCTTGTTAGAGATATGAAAATTGAAGGAGGTTTTGCAAACAGTCTTGACGCTGATTCTGAAGGTATAGAGGGTTATTATTATACATGGACTGAAGGAGAATTTTCTGATGCGTTAAAAGGTGAAGATATTGATTTTTGGTTGAAATTCTTTAATTTAAAGCTAGGTAAAGAGGTAGAAGGAAGAAAAGTCTTAAGGAGGACTATAGACTCCAGAGATCTTGCAAAATATTATTCTGTGGAAAAATTAAACGAAATAAGGAATAAACTTCTAGAGTATAGAGAGAAGAATAGGAAAAAGCCTTTTAGGGACGAGAATTTATATACCTATCCTAATTCTAGGGTAGCAGAAGCTTTACTATATACTTATCCAATACTAAAAGCTGGATTAAATGATGCATTAGAAATTGTAAGTAAGTTAAGCAAGAACATTACAAGAAGACTTGAAGGAGGCAAAGAAGGATTACTGGAAGACTATGCGTCATCTACTTTAGCACTAATAGCTGCTTATGAGGTAACTGGAAATGATAAGTATAAAGATATGGCTTTATCCCTTTCACAAACACTAAAAGATAAAGAGGGTTATGTGCTCGATTCCCCTAATGAGTCACCAGAATCATTAAGGCTGAAAGCTCTCATTAAGCTCTCTCAAATAACGGAGGAAAAAATAGACGTAAAAATTTATGAAAGTTCTCCTGCTTTTACTTCTGGTGTTTTGTTTAGTGTAATGAGCTTTCTTAAAGGAGTAGCCCATATAGTTATTGTAGATGAAAAGGATGGCAAAGCTGAAGGGTTACATGATACAGCTTTAACCTTATATTATCCGATGAAGGTTGTAGAATTAATAGATGATTCAAAGAAAGACTACCTCCCGTCATATATGCGTTCTATGATAAATTATAATAAAGGGATAAGTAGAGCCTTTGTATGTATAGGAAATAAATGTAGTATGCCTATAATATCTGGGGATAAATTAAAAACATACCTAGGTGGGGTAAGATGA
- a CDS encoding SDR family NAD(P)-dependent oxidoreductase, producing the protein MRLKGRRVLIVGVSKGLGYALAYFLLKEGASVIINSRNEEKLKEIKKSLESIGEITYVVGDVSTLEKAREVVEKAGNFTDLVVTVGGYIEDTVEDLKGLDEMINSHIKIPLYVIHSSLNKLKEGSTIVLVSAIRGIYTAYPTQLSYAVGKAGLAKEVEILASELLSRGIRVVGIAPSFIDGDFVPDRDWKKLRKLGDFKAPPEDFARVIVWLLTEEAEWVNGVVIPVDGGARLKL; encoded by the coding sequence ATGAGACTAAAAGGAAGACGCGTATTAATTGTTGGAGTGAGCAAAGGATTAGGCTATGCTCTTGCATACTTTCTACTTAAGGAGGGAGCCAGTGTTATAATTAATTCTCGTAATGAAGAGAAACTAAAAGAAATAAAGAAGAGTCTAGAGAGTATAGGTGAGATAACTTATGTTGTCGGAGATGTATCAACGCTGGAAAAGGCTAGGGAAGTTGTTGAAAAGGCTGGTAATTTTACTGACTTAGTTGTAACTGTTGGAGGTTACATAGAAGACACTGTAGAAGATTTAAAAGGTTTAGATGAGATGATAAATAGCCATATTAAAATTCCTTTATATGTTATACATTCTTCCTTAAATAAATTAAAAGAAGGTTCAACTATAGTCTTAGTCTCAGCAATTAGGGGTATTTATACAGCTTATCCTACACAACTTTCTTATGCTGTTGGAAAGGCAGGTTTAGCTAAAGAAGTTGAAATTTTAGCATCTGAATTGCTGAGTAGAGGAATTAGGGTTGTAGGAATTGCTCCAAGTTTTATAGATGGAGACTTTGTACCAGATAGGGACTGGAAGAAATTGAGGAAGCTTGGCGATTTTAAAGCTCCTCCCGAAGATTTTGCAAGGGTTATCGTTTGGTTATTAACTGAAGAGGCTGAATGGGTTAATGGTGTTGTTATACCAGTAGATGGTGGTGCTAGACTAAAATTATAA
- the nucS gene encoding endonuclease NucS — protein sequence MTQVLLNPSLEEAYHFLVKNMYNNLITLFGDCEIQYEGRAYSHASLASRLIIIKVDGSVIVHEHTKREPINWQPPGSVIVVRKESGVLSVESIRKRPKERLYIILRRLYYLTSAEVNSGNFDIKGTEKDIVDLVLENPNLIEEGFKPIQREYRIPYGIVDLFGYDKFGTPFVLEFKRSKATLQAVSQLHRYYMFFLESYGKARGALVSPGISEKALNLIEKLGLEYIDANRIFDSITNSSRYTISISNIQRS from the coding sequence GTGACTCAAGTATTACTAAATCCTAGTTTGGAGGAAGCATATCATTTTCTTGTTAAAAACATGTATAACAATCTTATAACGTTGTTTGGTGATTGCGAAATTCAATACGAAGGAAGAGCTTATTCTCATGCTTCTCTCGCTTCTAGGCTAATAATAATTAAGGTTGATGGCAGTGTAATTGTTCATGAACACACTAAAAGGGAACCAATAAATTGGCAACCTCCTGGTAGTGTAATAGTCGTGAGAAAAGAGTCTGGAGTATTAAGTGTAGAGTCTATAAGAAAGAGACCAAAAGAGAGACTATATATTATTCTTAGAAGACTCTATTATCTTACCTCTGCTGAAGTAAATAGCGGTAATTTCGATATTAAAGGAACAGAGAAAGATATAGTAGACTTAGTACTGGAAAATCCTAATTTAATAGAAGAAGGATTTAAACCCATACAGAGAGAATATAGAATACCTTATGGTATAGTTGATCTTTTTGGATATGATAAGTTTGGAACGCCTTTTGTATTAGAGTTCAAGAGGAGTAAGGCAACACTTCAAGCGGTTTCTCAACTTCACAGATACTACATGTTCTTTTTGGAGAGTTATGGAAAGGCAAGAGGTGCGCTAGTATCTCCCGGTATATCTGAAAAAGCTTTAAATCTGATTGAGAAGTTAGGATTAGAGTATATTGATGCTAATAGAATTTTTGATTCCATTACCAATTCTAGCAGATATACTATTAGTATATCAAATATACAAAGAAGTTGA
- a CDS encoding glycosyltransferase, whose protein sequence is MLIEFLIPLPILADILLVYQIYKEVELKKINGDFNGFASVIIPIKGLDVNLEENIKSLLAQDYPRYEVIYVVDDYEDPSVPILKKYSVKIIKSEDVCSLCSGKIKAQLTGLRYASGNIIVFADSDTWYPSYWLKELVKPLSNFVATTVFSWPKPYKLTLRNFIRAGFWTFGFESQAVGGTFLWGGSMAFRRDFFDKYVIEELSKNWCDDCTLTRIAKERGNIGFIINAVPLNIFDERNLIKWSERQMITVYMYSRRGFHAFILLSVFMLVFLILSFLSPIYSTPLILWVLKNIIRGYRTGYYIIPAIASLFAIFYALILTPFALRQKYIFWRGNKYKV, encoded by the coding sequence ATGCTAATAGAATTTTTGATTCCATTACCAATTCTAGCAGATATACTATTAGTATATCAAATATACAAAGAAGTTGAGCTAAAGAAAATTAACGGTGACTTTAATGGGTTCGCATCAGTAATTATACCAATCAAAGGATTAGATGTTAATCTTGAAGAAAATATAAAATCCCTCTTAGCGCAAGATTATCCCCGTTACGAAGTTATATATGTAGTTGATGATTATGAGGATCCTTCAGTACCTATTCTTAAAAAATATAGTGTGAAAATAATAAAGAGTGAAGATGTATGTAGTTTATGTAGCGGAAAAATAAAGGCACAATTAACTGGCCTTAGATATGCTTCAGGCAATATCATAGTATTCGCTGATTCAGATACATGGTATCCAAGCTATTGGCTTAAGGAGCTTGTGAAACCTTTATCTAATTTTGTAGCTACAACAGTTTTCTCATGGCCTAAACCATATAAACTAACTTTAAGAAATTTCATAAGGGCAGGGTTTTGGACTTTTGGTTTTGAGTCACAAGCCGTTGGAGGTACATTCCTTTGGGGAGGTAGTATGGCGTTCAGAAGAGATTTCTTCGATAAATATGTTATTGAAGAGCTCAGTAAGAACTGGTGCGATGATTGCACCTTAACAAGAATTGCAAAGGAGAGAGGAAATATAGGATTTATAATTAATGCTGTTCCGCTCAATATATTTGATGAAAGAAATTTAATAAAATGGTCAGAACGTCAGATGATAACTGTATATATGTATTCAAGAAGAGGGTTCCATGCATTTATTCTTCTCTCTGTTTTCATGCTAGTTTTTCTTATTTTATCTTTTTTATCCCCTATCTATAGCACTCCTTTAATACTATGGGTTCTAAAAAATATTATAAGGGGTTATCGTACAGGATATTATATTATTCCTGCAATAGCATCATTATTTGCTATTTTCTATGCTCTTATTCTTACTCCTTTTGCGTTAAGACAAAAATATATATTTTGGCGAGGAAATAAATATAAAGTGTGA